Proteins from a genomic interval of Candidatus Acidulodesulfobacterium ferriphilum:
- a CDS encoding GTP cyclohydrolase I FolE2 encodes MIDVQNSKDKRGIAIDKVGIKNLSYPIAVLDKKKSLQHTIANINMYVDLPHYFKGTHMSRFLEVLNEHMGEISIVSFPDILRKIKKVLNAGSASVEMEFPYFIEKTAPVSRKKSLMEYVCYYNGTIKNKARNDKSEKVSDFKSDTFSAGIEENEESVIKIGVKVPINTLCPCSKEISKYGAHNQRGVVSVSVEFSKLIWFEDIIEDVESCASSPIYSLLKRSDERYLTEHAYENPRFVEDVVRCVAGILKENKDIKWYKVEAENFESIHNHNAYAMIEG; translated from the coding sequence TTGATAGATGTTCAAAATTCGAAGGATAAAAGAGGAATAGCCATAGACAAAGTCGGCATAAAAAATCTCAGTTATCCGATTGCCGTTCTCGATAAAAAAAAATCTCTCCAGCATACCATAGCCAATATTAATATGTATGTTGACCTTCCGCATTATTTCAAAGGAACGCATATGAGCCGCTTCTTAGAGGTTTTAAACGAACATATGGGCGAAATAAGCATAGTCAGCTTTCCTGATATTTTAAGGAAAATTAAAAAAGTTTTGAATGCAGGTTCGGCTTCGGTCGAAATGGAATTTCCTTATTTTATCGAGAAAACAGCCCCCGTCAGCAGAAAAAAAAGCTTAATGGAGTATGTTTGTTATTATAACGGCACGATAAAAAATAAGGCGCGGAACGATAAATCAGAAAAGGTGTCAGATTTTAAATCCGACACCTTTTCTGCGGGTATTGAGGAAAATGAAGAAAGCGTTATTAAAATCGGCGTTAAGGTGCCTATTAATACCCTGTGTCCCTGTTCTAAGGAAATATCGAAATATGGGGCGCATAACCAGAGGGGCGTCGTTTCGGTTTCCGTCGAATTTAGCAAATTGATATGGTTCGAAGATATAATAGAAGATGTGGAATCATGCGCAAGTTCTCCGATATATTCGCTTTTAAAAAGGTCGGACGAAAGGTATCTGACGGAACATGCTTATGAAAATCCGAGGTTTGTCGAGGATGTGGTCAGGTGCGTGGCAGGAATTTTAAAAGAGAACAAAGATATCAAGTGGTATAAAGTCGAGGCCGAAAATTTTGAAAGCATACATAATCATAATGCTTATGCAATGATAGAAGGATAA
- the pilQ gene encoding type IV pilus secretin PilQ, which produces MLSCGLRSNFVNEIILFIFYIYEEIKMEKLKRMESEAVNFRFYRKAGLKLMFIASLFLVFVIFPQINSFASSGGNNPNNHQTVKKFFVDPSDMRISFDFQNASIVDVIRMIAKVSNMNVLIGSDVKGTVTMKMRNVPLKDILSVIMEAYGLGMVKKDGIYYINASGTIASVVSAERNARAISEPKITKIVPVNYVSATGLMPKIKTVLSSQGTIIYDKSLHALMITDTAKHVMRAVSLIERLDKRTPEVMIIAKMVEVSKNYSNQLGINWNGSYLGASPTSVLPAFSKYAGGETTGSPAGPGLSPTLTTQASPGTFSLGILNSAVSINATLEALESLSKAKSIASPKVVVLNNQKATIEKGETLYLPGVAGVGATAAPQAITAQISLNITPHIMANGNVKLVINSTNNTVAPPVSGAQATLDTESANSTVIIKNGQTVVIGGVYQMNKTVTNNGIPGLMSIPLLGWLFKSQNISYSKDELLIFITPRIIKS; this is translated from the coding sequence ATGTTGTCATGCGGATTACGAAGTAATTTCGTCAATGAGATAATTTTATTTATATTTTATATTTATGAGGAAATTAAAATGGAAAAATTAAAGAGAATGGAAAGCGAAGCGGTCAATTTTAGATTTTACCGTAAAGCGGGTCTTAAGTTAATGTTTATAGCATCTCTGTTTTTGGTTTTTGTTATATTTCCTCAGATTAACTCTTTTGCAAGTTCGGGCGGCAATAATCCTAATAATCATCAAACGGTTAAAAAGTTTTTTGTCGACCCCTCGGACATGAGGATTAGTTTTGATTTTCAAAACGCAAGCATTGTAGATGTAATTAGAATGATAGCAAAGGTTTCGAATATGAATGTTCTAATCGGTTCCGATGTCAAAGGAACCGTAACCATGAAAATGCGCAATGTTCCGCTTAAAGATATATTGTCGGTTATAATGGAAGCATACGGGCTTGGAATGGTTAAAAAGGATGGGATTTATTACATAAATGCGTCTGGAACGATAGCATCGGTTGTTTCTGCGGAAAGAAACGCCAGAGCTATTTCGGAGCCAAAAATTACTAAAATTGTCCCTGTGAATTATGTTAGCGCAACGGGTCTTATGCCAAAAATTAAAACGGTTTTAAGCTCTCAAGGCACAATAATATACGATAAATCGCTTCACGCCTTGATGATAACGGATACGGCTAAGCATGTTATGAGGGCGGTTAGCCTTATTGAAAGATTGGACAAAAGAACTCCTGAGGTTATGATTATTGCCAAAATGGTGGAGGTCAGTAAAAATTACTCTAACCAATTGGGAATTAACTGGAACGGAAGCTATCTCGGCGCCTCCCCGACCTCTGTGCTGCCTGCCTTCTCGAAATATGCAGGGGGCGAAACAACCGGTTCTCCCGCGGGTCCTGGTCTCAGTCCTACGCTTACTACACAGGCATCTCCCGGAACTTTTTCCCTGGGAATATTGAACTCGGCTGTCAGCATAAATGCGACTCTTGAGGCGCTTGAAAGTTTATCGAAGGCAAAATCTATTGCATCTCCTAAAGTTGTCGTTCTTAATAATCAGAAAGCTACTATTGAAAAAGGAGAAACTTTATATTTGCCGGGAGTTGCGGGTGTCGGAGCTACTGCCGCGCCCCAGGCCATTACAGCGCAGATATCTCTTAACATAACTCCTCATATTATGGCTAACGGAAATGTTAAACTCGTTATAAATTCTACAAACAATACGGTTGCGCCGCCGGTTTCTGGCGCGCAGGCAACGCTCGACACTGAAAGCGCAAATTCTACGGTTATTATTAAAAATGGGCAGACAGTCGTTATAGGCGGAGTTTACCAGATGAACAAAACGGTGACCAATAACGGAATTCCCGGATTAATGAGCATCCCTCTTTTAGGCTGGCTCTTTAAATCTCAAAACATAAGCTATTCCAAAGATGAATTATTGATATTTATTACTCCAAGAATTATAAAAAGTTGA
- the pilM gene encoding type IV pilus assembly protein PilM, with amino-acid sequence MAFKLSFGLKNGVGIDIGSDSIKVLRLSKSGHKYRVLDSDVIGLPGGAVSGGVINDKASVASYLKSSFSRLGIKEKNVVIAVPCKHVIIKTIEMPKMKEGELDSSIYYEAQQYITYDINEVFYDYVVLGESQTDPNNNMIMIVAGKKDIINNQTELIQECGLNPFRVDVDCIAVENMFNFNYPEEFDELVSLVRVGASETNVHVIKKGLNLFRRDIPIGGVNITEEIAKKFQIDFNEAENIKTGDIGNRDINFQSNYAVYLNMIISRVTSEIQRTVDYFAANNDKQYPKKIYLTGGSSKLPGLSGDIEGKLNIPVEVINPFRNILFKDESADNRSHLFGVVVGLALRGLE; translated from the coding sequence ATGGCATTTAAACTTAGCTTTGGTTTAAAAAACGGCGTAGGAATCGATATAGGTTCGGATTCGATTAAGGTATTAAGGCTTTCGAAGTCGGGTCATAAATACCGTGTTTTGGATTCCGATGTAATAGGTTTACCTGGCGGTGCCGTCAGCGGCGGGGTAATAAACGATAAGGCTTCCGTCGCCTCTTATTTAAAAAGTTCGTTTTCGAGACTTGGGATTAAAGAAAAAAATGTCGTTATAGCGGTACCGTGCAAGCATGTTATTATAAAAACAATCGAAATGCCAAAAATGAAAGAAGGCGAGCTTGATTCGTCGATATATTACGAAGCCCAGCAATACATTACTTATGATATAAACGAGGTTTTTTACGATTATGTCGTTTTAGGAGAATCTCAAACGGATCCGAACAACAATATGATAATGATAGTCGCAGGTAAAAAAGACATCATCAACAATCAAACAGAACTCATACAGGAATGCGGCCTAAATCCGTTCAGGGTGGATGTGGATTGTATAGCCGTCGAAAACATGTTTAACTTTAACTATCCGGAAGAATTTGACGAGCTTGTATCGCTTGTGAGAGTCGGCGCATCGGAAACAAATGTTCATGTAATTAAAAAAGGTTTGAATTTGTTTAGAAGGGATATTCCTATCGGAGGAGTGAATATTACCGAGGAGATAGCCAAGAAATTTCAGATAGATTTTAACGAAGCAGAAAATATAAAAACCGGCGATATCGGCAATCGGGATATTAATTTTCAATCGAATTACGCCGTTTATCTCAATATGATAATATCCAGAGTGACCTCGGAAATTCAAAGGACGGTAGATTATTTTGCGGCGAATAACGACAAACAATATCCTAAAAAGATTTATTTAACGGGCGGCTCAAGTAAATTACCAGGTCTTTCGGGCGATATAGAGGGCAAACTGAATATCCCGGTAGAGGTTATAAATCCGTTCAGGAATATTCTTTTTAAAGATGAATCAGCCGATAACCGAAGCCATCTGTTCGGCGTTGTCGTCGGGCTGGCATTACGAGGGCTTGAATAA